The proteins below are encoded in one region of Paenacidovorax monticola:
- the fdxA gene encoding ferredoxin FdxA — translation MTHVVSENCIKCKYTDCVDVCPVDCFREGPNMLVIDPDECIDCAVCIPECPANAIFAEEDLPADQIAFIKLNADLAFADGWKSITKRKPALPDADEWNGKPGKINDLIR, via the coding sequence ATGACTCACGTCGTTTCCGAAAACTGCATCAAGTGCAAGTACACCGACTGCGTGGACGTGTGCCCCGTGGACTGCTTCCGCGAAGGCCCGAACATGCTCGTCATCGACCCGGACGAGTGCATCGACTGCGCCGTGTGCATCCCCGAGTGCCCGGCCAACGCCATCTTTGCCGAGGAAGACCTCCCGGCCGACCAGATCGCCTTCATCAAGCTCAACGCCGACCTCGCCTTCGCCGACGGCTGGAAGAGCATCACCAAGCGCAAGCCCGCCCTGCCCGATGCCGACGAGTGGAACGGCAAGCCCGGCAAGATCAACGACCTGATCCGCTGA
- a CDS encoding sulfate adenylyltransferase subunit 1, which yields MSTMNSIAGGAIPAAAPGHTDHESALRFITCGSVDDGKSTLIGRLLVDSRAVLQDHLAGVQRGGETDLALLTDGLSAEREQGITIDVAYRYFATEARKFIIGDAPGHEQYTRNMVTAASSADAAVVLVDATKLDWKNPQLALLPQTRRHSLLAHLLRVHSLVFAVNKLDAVEDPALAFRHIRAALDAFARAAGIAVRATVPVSALKGWNVVDAQPGWCGYEGPSLLQILELLPNTPADTDLALAFPVQWVEKFSSSSDTSQGRRVFWGRVAAGGVAPGQAVQIFPSGQRATVAQVLDHARRPVDVPAGQSAGIILDREVDVSRGDWIVAAPTAPAAAADDDFDTPAPAPAWPGRRELLGTVAWMDDEPLVAGRVYWALHGHRWVKAKVKNVVHKLNIHTLAEEAATQLEPNAIGHVELLLQEPLPAAPFTQARVLGSLILVDTASHKTAGAVLVN from the coding sequence ATGAGCACGATGAATTCGATCGCCGGTGGCGCCATTCCCGCCGCCGCCCCCGGCCACACCGACCATGAATCAGCCCTGCGCTTCATCACCTGCGGCAGCGTGGACGACGGCAAGAGCACGCTGATCGGCCGCCTGCTCGTGGACAGCCGCGCCGTGCTGCAGGACCACCTGGCCGGCGTGCAGCGCGGCGGCGAGACCGACCTGGCGCTGCTCACCGACGGCCTGTCCGCCGAGCGCGAGCAAGGCATCACCATCGACGTGGCCTACCGCTACTTCGCCACCGAGGCACGCAAGTTCATCATCGGCGATGCACCGGGCCACGAGCAGTACACACGCAACATGGTCACGGCCGCGAGCAGCGCCGATGCCGCCGTGGTGCTGGTCGACGCCACCAAGCTCGACTGGAAGAACCCACAGCTCGCGCTGCTGCCGCAGACGCGCCGCCACTCGCTGCTCGCGCACCTGCTGCGCGTGCACTCGCTGGTGTTCGCCGTGAACAAGCTCGATGCCGTGGAAGACCCGGCACTGGCCTTCCGGCACATCCGCGCCGCGCTCGACGCCTTCGCACGGGCCGCCGGCATCGCCGTGCGCGCCACCGTGCCCGTGTCGGCCCTCAAGGGCTGGAACGTGGTCGACGCCCAGCCCGGCTGGTGCGGCTACGAGGGCCCGAGCCTGCTGCAGATCCTGGAGCTGCTGCCCAACACCCCGGCCGACACGGATCTGGCGCTGGCCTTCCCCGTGCAGTGGGTCGAGAAGTTCTCGTCCTCGTCGGACACCAGCCAGGGCCGCCGCGTGTTCTGGGGCCGCGTGGCCGCGGGTGGCGTGGCGCCAGGCCAGGCCGTGCAGATCTTCCCGAGCGGGCAACGGGCCACCGTGGCCCAGGTGCTGGACCATGCGCGCCGCCCCGTGGACGTACCCGCGGGCCAGAGCGCCGGCATCATCCTCGACCGCGAGGTCGACGTCTCGCGCGGCGACTGGATCGTGGCCGCCCCCACGGCACCCGCCGCGGCGGCCGACGACGACTTCGACACGCCCGCCCCCGCGCCTGCCTGGCCGGGCCGCCGCGAGCTGCTGGGCACCGTGGCCTGGATGGACGACGAGCCCCTCGTCGCGGGCCGCGTGTACTGGGCGCTGCACGGCCACCGCTGGGTCAAGGCCAAGGTGAAGAACGTGGTGCACAAGCTCAACATCCACACCCTGGCCGAGGAAGCCGCCACGCAGCTCGAACCCAACGCCATCGGGCATGTGGAGCTGCTGCTGCAGGAGCCGCTGCCGGCCGCGCCCTTCACCCAGGCGCGCGTGCTGGGCTCGCTGATCCTGGTGGACACGGCCAGCCACAAGACGGCCGGAGCCGTCCTCGTGAACTGA